From Streptomyces sp. NBC_00775, one genomic window encodes:
- the rplT gene encoding 50S ribosomal protein L20, translating into MARVKRAVNAHKKRRAILEAASGYRGQRSRLYRKAKEQVTHSLVYNYNDRKKRKGDFRQLWIQRINAAARQNGMTYNRLIQGLKAANIEVDRKILAELAVNDANAFAALVEVAQKALPSDVNAPKAA; encoded by the coding sequence GTGGCACGCGTCAAGCGGGCAGTCAACGCCCACAAGAAGCGCCGGGCGATCCTCGAGGCCGCCTCTGGCTACCGCGGTCAGCGCTCGCGCCTGTACCGCAAGGCCAAGGAGCAGGTCACCCACTCGCTGGTCTACAACTACAACGACCGCAAGAAGCGCAAGGGCGACTTCCGTCAGCTGTGGATCCAGCGCATCAACGCCGCTGCCCGCCAGAACGGCATGACGTACAACCGCCTCATCCAGGGTCTGAAGGCCGCCAACATCGAGGTGGACCGCAAGATCCTCGCGGAGCTGGCCGTCAACGACGCCAACGCGTTCGCCGCGCTCGTCGAGGTCGCGCAGAAGGCGCTGCCGTCGGACGTCAACGCGCCGAAGGCTGCGTGA
- the infC gene encoding translation initiation factor IF-3, which translates to MWCYRGGSISTEPRINDRIRVPEVRLVGPSGEQVGIVPLAKALELAQEYDLDLVEVAANARPPVCKLMDYGKFKYESAMKAREARKNQAHTVIKEMKLRPKIDPHDYDTKKGHVVRFLKQGDKVKITIMFRGREQSRPELGYRLLQRLASDVEDLGFIESNPKQDGRNMIMVLGPHKKKTEAMAEAREAQAARKAEAKANPGKSQNAAETDIVDEDIADEAETAEVETAEAPAEASAEA; encoded by the coding sequence GTGTGGTGCTACCGAGGAGGATCCATCAGCACCGAGCCCCGCATCAACGACCGGATTCGCGTTCCCGAAGTGCGACTTGTCGGTCCCAGCGGCGAGCAGGTCGGGATTGTTCCGCTTGCCAAGGCCCTGGAGCTTGCGCAGGAGTACGACCTCGACCTGGTCGAGGTGGCGGCGAACGCACGTCCGCCGGTCTGCAAGCTCATGGACTACGGGAAGTTCAAGTACGAGTCGGCCATGAAGGCCCGTGAGGCGCGCAAGAACCAGGCGCACACGGTCATCAAGGAAATGAAGCTCCGGCCGAAGATCGACCCGCACGACTACGACACCAAAAAGGGTCACGTCGTCCGGTTCCTCAAGCAGGGCGACAAGGTCAAGATCACGATCATGTTCCGTGGTCGCGAGCAGTCCCGGCCCGAGCTGGGCTACCGACTGCTGCAGCGTCTCGCGTCGGACGTCGAGGACCTCGGGTTCATCGAGTCGAACCCGAAGCAGGACGGCCGGAACATGATCATGGTTCTCGGTCCGCACAAGAAGAAGACCGAGGCGATGGCCGAGGCCCGTGAGGCTCAGGCGGCTCGCAAGGCAGAAGCGAAGGCCAACCCGGGCAAGTCGCAGAACGCCGCGGAGACCGACATCGTCGACGAGGACATCGCCGACGAGGCCGAGACCGCCGAGGTCGAGACCGCCGAGGCTCCGGCCGAGGCATCTGCCGAGGCCTGA
- the mycP gene encoding type VII secretion-associated serine protease mycosin, with translation MTRKAGASRRAGVTRRTGLLSVLLAASLALVPSTAAHADGIRAQQWALDAMHTQEAWRTTKGKGITVAVLDTGVDAQHPDLAGNVLTGKDMVGFGASRGDRSWARHGTAMAGIIAGHGHGAGNADGVMGIAPKAKILPVRVILEDGDSARTKARNTRGNALAEGIRWATDHGADVINLSLGDDSKSAHPEPAEDEAVQYALKKGAVVVASAGNGGEKGDHISYPAAYPGVIAATAVDRYGTRASFSTRRWYATVSAPGVDVVIADPDDRYYSGWGTSAASAFVSGAVALVKAAHPGLSPAQIKQLLEDTARDAPSGGHDDSRGFGFVDPAAAIKAAARIKPEGLDSAAYGEKYFGTGPDAPEDDNNSAGWAGPLAGGLGAVLLASAVALWRGRRFSEHTR, from the coding sequence ATGACCCGCAAGGCCGGAGCGTCCCGCAGGGCCGGAGTGACCCGCAGGACCGGACTCCTCAGCGTCCTGCTGGCCGCCTCCCTCGCCCTGGTCCCGTCCACGGCCGCCCACGCCGACGGCATACGCGCCCAGCAGTGGGCCCTCGACGCGATGCACACCCAGGAGGCCTGGCGCACGACGAAGGGCAAGGGCATCACCGTCGCCGTCCTCGACACCGGCGTCGACGCCCAGCACCCGGACCTCGCGGGCAACGTCCTCACCGGCAAGGACATGGTCGGCTTCGGAGCCTCCCGCGGCGACCGGTCCTGGGCCCGGCACGGCACCGCCATGGCGGGCATCATCGCCGGTCACGGCCACGGCGCGGGCAACGCCGACGGCGTCATGGGCATCGCCCCCAAGGCCAAGATCCTCCCGGTCCGGGTGATCCTCGAAGACGGCGACTCGGCCCGGACGAAGGCCCGAAACACCCGCGGCAACGCCCTCGCCGAGGGCATCCGCTGGGCCACCGACCACGGCGCCGACGTCATCAACCTCTCCCTCGGCGACGACTCCAAGTCAGCCCACCCCGAACCCGCCGAGGACGAGGCCGTCCAGTACGCCCTGAAGAAGGGCGCCGTCGTCGTCGCCTCGGCCGGCAACGGGGGCGAGAAGGGCGACCACATCTCCTACCCGGCCGCGTACCCGGGCGTGATCGCCGCGACCGCCGTCGACCGGTACGGCACCCGCGCCTCGTTCTCCACCCGCCGCTGGTACGCCACCGTCAGCGCCCCGGGCGTCGACGTCGTCATCGCCGACCCGGACGACCGCTACTACTCGGGCTGGGGCACCAGCGCGGCGTCCGCGTTCGTCTCCGGCGCGGTCGCGCTCGTCAAGGCGGCCCACCCGGGCCTCTCCCCGGCCCAGATCAAACAGCTTCTGGAAGACACCGCCCGCGACGCCCCCTCCGGCGGCCACGACGACTCCCGCGGCTTCGGCTTCGTCGACCCCGCCGCCGCCATCAAGGCCGCCGCCCGCATCAAGCCGGAGGGCCTCGACTCGGCGGCGTACGGCGAGAAGTACTTCGGTACGGGCCCCGACGCCCCCGAGGACGACAACAACTCCGCCGGCTGGGCGGGCCCACTCGCCGGCGGCCTCGGCGCGGTCCTGCTCGCATCGGCGGTGGCGCTGTGGCGGGGCCGCAGATTCTCGGAGCACACCCGGTAA
- a CDS encoding TrmH family RNA methyltransferase has protein sequence MAAAPELISPRSPRVSAARRLARRNFRGKERLFLAEGPQAVREAAAHRPDGVPTLVELFATVEAAERYADIIGEAQDAGARVHLAEEDVIADISTTVTPQGLVGICRFLDTSFEDILKAGPKLVAVLAHVRDPGNAGTVLRCADAAGAEAVVLTDASVDLYNPKAVRASVGSLFHLPVAVGVPVERAVQGLKDAGVRILAADGAGDDDLDDELDKGTMGGPTAWVFGNEAWGLPEETRALADAVVRVPIHGKAESLNLATAAAVCLYASARAQRASGGCRSVTDS, from the coding sequence ATGGCTGCCGCACCCGAGTTGATCTCCCCGCGCTCGCCTCGCGTCTCTGCCGCGCGGCGGCTGGCGAGGCGGAACTTCCGGGGCAAGGAGCGGCTCTTCCTGGCCGAGGGGCCGCAGGCCGTGCGGGAGGCGGCGGCGCATCGGCCCGACGGCGTCCCCACTCTCGTCGAGCTCTTCGCGACCGTCGAGGCCGCGGAGCGTTACGCCGACATCATCGGGGAGGCCCAAGACGCCGGAGCCCGGGTGCACCTCGCCGAAGAGGACGTGATCGCCGACATCTCGACGACCGTCACCCCGCAGGGGCTCGTCGGGATCTGCCGCTTCCTGGACACCTCGTTCGAGGACATCCTCAAGGCCGGGCCCAAGCTCGTCGCCGTACTCGCGCATGTCCGGGACCCCGGGAACGCCGGGACCGTGCTGCGCTGCGCGGACGCCGCCGGTGCCGAGGCCGTCGTGCTCACCGACGCGTCCGTCGATCTCTACAACCCCAAGGCCGTACGGGCCTCGGTCGGGTCCTTGTTCCATCTGCCCGTTGCCGTCGGTGTGCCCGTCGAGCGGGCCGTCCAGGGGCTCAAGGACGCGGGCGTACGGATTCTCGCGGCGGACGGCGCCGGCGACGACGACCTCGACGACGAACTCGACAAGGGGACCATGGGCGGGCCCACGGCCTGGGTGTTCGGGAACGAGGCGTGGGGGCTTCCGGAGGAGACGCGCGCGCTGGCCGATGCCGTCGTGCGCGTACCGATTCACGGAAAGGCCGAGAGTCTGAACCTGGCCACGGCCGCGGCCGTATGTCTCTACGCATCCGCCCGTGCGCAGCGCGCCTCCGGAGGGTGCCGTTCCGTCACCGACAGCTAG
- the rpmI gene encoding 50S ribosomal protein L35, which yields MPKNKSHSGASKRFKITGSGKVLRERAGKRHLLEHKSSRVTRRLTGNAEMAPGDAAKIKKLLGK from the coding sequence ATGCCGAAGAACAAGTCGCACAGCGGTGCCAGCAAGCGCTTCAAGATCACCGGCTCCGGCAAGGTGCTCCGTGAGCGCGCCGGCAAGCGCCACCTGCTCGAGCACAAGTCGTCCCGCGTGACGCGCCGCCTGACCGGCAACGCCGAGATGGCCCCGGGCGACGCCGCGAAGATCAAGAAGCTTCTCGGCAAGTGA
- a CDS encoding sensor histidine kinase, with translation MTVGTSGAQKAPRARDVRGTTASPSRRGDLAAAAEADLGAESGVDPAAGLGALGIDPDDLPDGLVVADEHGRVICFNAAAARITAVPASEALGRRLESALPLEDLEGRRWWQLTDPYGGLAIRNGQPERNLLLHGGREVLVSARYVRTKPTGPVHRVVVSLRDTEARRRTERSHAELIATVAHELRSPLTSVKGFTATLLAKWERFTDDQKKLMLETVDADANRVTRLIAELLDISRIDSGRLEVRRQPVDIGAAVGRHIQAYVTSGQPADRFLLRIEQPLPALWADPDKIDQVLSNLLENAVRHGEGTVTIDVTPSASPRERDDDQNAVNAATSVTVSDEGTGIPEESMNRVFTRFWRGSKRGGTGLGLYIVKGIVEAHGGSITVGRAPGGGAEFRFTLPVGTPAYLQ, from the coding sequence ATGACTGTCGGCACGAGCGGTGCGCAGAAGGCGCCGCGAGCACGGGACGTGCGCGGCACCACCGCGTCCCCGTCCCGGCGCGGTGATCTCGCCGCCGCGGCCGAAGCCGACCTCGGAGCCGAATCCGGAGTGGACCCCGCGGCCGGGCTCGGAGCGCTGGGCATCGACCCCGACGACCTCCCCGACGGACTCGTCGTCGCCGACGAACACGGCCGGGTGATCTGCTTCAACGCCGCCGCGGCCCGTATCACCGCCGTCCCCGCCTCCGAAGCCCTCGGGCGCCGCCTGGAGTCGGCGCTCCCTTTAGAGGATCTTGAGGGTCGCAGGTGGTGGCAGCTGACCGACCCGTACGGCGGTCTCGCGATCCGCAACGGTCAGCCCGAGCGCAATCTGCTGCTGCACGGAGGCCGTGAGGTCCTCGTCTCGGCGCGCTATGTGCGGACGAAGCCCACCGGTCCCGTCCACCGCGTGGTCGTCTCACTGCGCGACACCGAGGCCCGCCGCCGCACCGAGCGCAGCCACGCCGAGCTGATCGCCACGGTCGCCCATGAACTGCGCTCGCCGCTCACCTCGGTCAAGGGCTTCACGGCCACCCTGCTCGCCAAGTGGGAACGCTTCACCGACGACCAGAAGAAGCTCATGCTGGAGACCGTCGACGCCGACGCGAACCGTGTGACGCGGCTCATCGCCGAGCTGCTCGACATCTCCCGCATCGACTCCGGGCGCCTCGAAGTGCGCCGCCAGCCCGTCGACATCGGCGCGGCCGTCGGCCGTCACATCCAGGCGTACGTCACCTCGGGCCAGCCCGCCGACCGCTTCCTGCTGCGCATCGAGCAGCCGCTGCCCGCGCTGTGGGCCGACCCCGACAAGATCGACCAGGTGCTCAGCAACCTGCTCGAAAATGCCGTGCGCCACGGCGAGGGAACCGTCACCATCGACGTCACGCCCTCGGCGTCACCGCGTGAGCGGGACGACGATCAAAACGCTGTCAACGCTGCTACGTCGGTCACCGTGAGCGACGAGGGCACCGGCATCCCGGAGGAATCCATGAACCGCGTCTTCACCCGCTTCTGGCGGGGCAGCAAGCGCGGCGGGACCGGTCTCGGGCTCTACATCGTCAAGGGCATCGTCGAGGCCCACGGCGGCAGCATCACGGTCGGCCGCGCCCCCGGCGGCGGCGCCGAGTTCCGATTTACGTTGCCCGTGGGCACCCCGGCGTATCTCCAGTAG
- a CDS encoding serine hydrolase: MDRHRARGRRARPSRRTPILYTLVASVVLVGGTAAGTVYVKAQAHDGPGLVSSSASSSAPSASSSTSPAVSEEASVEPVAEPSVDWDATLAKAMKDVTVADTAKVSVAVLDTDSGESATYGDSAFDTASIVKVDILATLLLQAQDADRHLTAQEKTYATAMIENSDNTSASALWRIIGKAKGLDAANKRFGLTDTAGGDNMLWGLTQTTAADQLTLLQQVFGDDSKLSESSQTYLQGLMGEIEVDQQWGVSAAADGSKWALKNGWLARSTTGLWDINSIGRVTVDGHDYLVATLSNGNSTQAKGISLVEATAKAAVSALADGQA; encoded by the coding sequence ATGGACCGTCACAGAGCACGCGGGCGCCGAGCCCGCCCCTCCCGACGCACGCCAATCCTCTACACCTTGGTGGCCTCCGTCGTCCTTGTGGGCGGTACGGCTGCCGGGACCGTGTACGTGAAGGCGCAGGCGCACGACGGCCCGGGCCTCGTATCGTCGTCGGCGTCGTCGTCCGCGCCCTCGGCGTCGTCCTCGACATCGCCGGCCGTCAGCGAGGAGGCCTCGGTGGAACCTGTGGCGGAGCCCTCGGTTGACTGGGACGCAACTCTCGCCAAGGCGATGAAGGACGTGACCGTGGCGGACACCGCGAAGGTGTCGGTCGCGGTCCTCGACACCGACTCCGGCGAGAGCGCCACGTACGGCGACTCCGCCTTCGACACGGCGAGCATCGTGAAGGTCGACATCCTGGCCACGCTGCTGCTCCAGGCGCAGGACGCGGACCGGCATCTGACGGCGCAGGAGAAGACGTACGCCACGGCGATGATCGAGAACAGCGACAACACATCGGCGTCGGCGCTGTGGCGGATCATCGGCAAGGCGAAGGGGCTCGACGCCGCGAACAAGCGCTTCGGACTCACGGACACCGCGGGCGGCGACAACATGCTGTGGGGGCTGACCCAGACCACGGCCGCCGATCAACTCACCCTGCTCCAGCAGGTGTTCGGGGACGACTCGAAGCTCAGCGAGTCCTCGCAGACGTACCTTCAGGGGCTCATGGGGGAGATCGAGGTCGATCAGCAATGGGGGGTGTCGGCCGCGGCCGACGGCTCCAAGTGGGCCCTGAAGAACGGGTGGCTGGCGCGCAGCACGACCGGGCTGTGGGACATCAACAGCATCGGGCGGGTCACCGTCGACGGGCACGACTATCTGGTGGCGACGCTGTCGAACGGCAACTCGACGCAGGCGAAGGGGATTTCGCTGGTGGAGGCCACGGCCAAGGCCGCCGTGTCCGCGCTCGCGGACGGCCAGGCCTGA
- a CDS encoding SseB family protein: MANKNIPDSGFSDDDGSADPRLSAALAAWAEDRTAVGPVLEALTGARLLVPVVAVLGEVEEDAKGLRHEKTSDMAVPTLKAGSRTALPAFTSTESLARWDPEARPVAVPLHQALQAAAHEKADTIVLDMAGPVPYELTGSALLALAEGRTSADPLADPAVVDAVRAAVAAEPMVLRAHLGPGQADGILALVLDPSAAPAETARALGERLAADETLRARLVRGLDLAFLPAGATPPGEPLYVRS; this comes from the coding sequence GTGGCGAACAAGAACATTCCCGACTCCGGCTTCTCCGACGACGACGGTTCCGCCGATCCCCGGCTGAGCGCGGCGCTCGCGGCCTGGGCCGAGGACCGCACCGCCGTAGGGCCCGTCCTGGAGGCGCTCACGGGCGCCCGGCTGCTCGTGCCCGTCGTGGCCGTCCTCGGCGAGGTCGAGGAGGACGCGAAGGGGCTGCGCCACGAGAAGACCAGCGACATGGCCGTGCCGACCCTGAAGGCCGGCAGCCGCACCGCGCTGCCCGCCTTCACGTCCACCGAGTCGCTGGCCCGCTGGGACCCCGAGGCCCGCCCCGTCGCCGTACCCCTGCATCAGGCCCTGCAGGCGGCGGCGCACGAGAAGGCCGACACGATCGTGCTCGACATGGCAGGGCCCGTGCCCTACGAGCTGACGGGCTCGGCCCTGCTGGCGCTCGCTGAGGGGCGTACGTCCGCCGACCCGCTCGCCGACCCGGCCGTCGTCGACGCGGTACGGGCCGCGGTCGCCGCCGAGCCCATGGTGCTCCGCGCCCACCTCGGCCCCGGTCAGGCCGACGGCATCCTCGCCCTCGTACTGGACCCGTCCGCCGCCCCGGCCGAGACCGCCCGCGCGCTCGGCGAGCGGCTCGCGGCCGACGAAACGCTGAGGGCCCGCCTGGTGCGCGGCCTCGACCTGGCATTTCTGCCGGCCGGAGCGACGCCGCCGGGCGAGCCCCTCTATGTACGTTCCTGA
- the pheS gene encoding phenylalanine--tRNA ligase subunit alpha yields the protein MSAPNKSYDPVEVEALKPEEIERMRDEALAAFAAAGDLDALQEAKVAHTGGTSPLALANREIGALPPHAKAAAGKVVGQARGAVNKALATRQAELEAERDARVLVEEAVDVTLPYDRVPAGARHPLTTFMERVADVFVSMGYEVAEGPEVEAEWLNFDALNFTPDHPARQMQDTFFVQGPTGDHGESGVVLRTHTSPVQARAMLDREPPVYIVCPGRVYRTDELDATHTPVFHQIELLAVDEGLTMADLKGTLDHMVQSLFGADMKTRLRPAYFPFTEPSAEMDMLCYVCKGESVGNPDRPCRTCSSEGWIELGGCGMVNPRVLVACGVDPEKYSGFAFGFGIERMLMFRHNVEDMRDMVEGDVRFTRPFGMEI from the coding sequence ATGTCGGCACCGAATAAGTCGTACGACCCTGTAGAGGTCGAGGCCTTGAAACCGGAAGAGATCGAGCGCATGCGGGACGAGGCGCTCGCCGCCTTCGCGGCCGCCGGTGACCTCGACGCGCTCCAGGAGGCCAAGGTCGCCCACACCGGCGGCACCTCGCCGCTGGCCCTCGCCAACCGCGAGATCGGCGCCCTGCCCCCGCACGCCAAGGCCGCCGCCGGCAAGGTGGTCGGCCAGGCCCGCGGCGCGGTCAACAAGGCCCTCGCCACCCGCCAGGCCGAGCTGGAGGCCGAGCGCGACGCCCGGGTGCTGGTCGAGGAGGCGGTGGACGTCACGCTGCCCTACGACCGTGTACCGGCCGGCGCCCGCCACCCGCTGACCACGTTCATGGAGCGTGTCGCGGACGTCTTCGTGTCCATGGGATACGAGGTCGCCGAGGGCCCCGAGGTCGAGGCGGAGTGGCTCAACTTCGACGCCCTGAACTTCACGCCCGACCACCCGGCCCGGCAGATGCAGGACACCTTCTTCGTCCAGGGGCCCACGGGCGACCACGGCGAGTCCGGTGTCGTGCTGCGCACCCACACCTCCCCGGTGCAGGCCCGCGCCATGCTCGACCGTGAGCCGCCCGTCTACATCGTGTGCCCCGGCCGCGTGTACCGCACGGACGAGCTGGACGCCACGCACACCCCGGTCTTCCACCAGATCGAGCTCCTCGCCGTCGACGAGGGCCTGACCATGGCCGACCTCAAGGGCACCCTCGACCACATGGTCCAGTCGCTCTTCGGCGCCGACATGAAGACCCGGCTGCGCCCGGCCTACTTCCCCTTCACCGAGCCGTCCGCCGAGATGGACATGCTCTGCTACGTCTGCAAGGGCGAGTCCGTCGGCAACCCCGACCGCCCCTGCCGGACCTGCTCGTCCGAGGGCTGGATCGAGCTGGGCGGCTGCGGCATGGTCAACCCGCGGGTGCTGGTCGCCTGTGGCGTCGACCCGGAGAAGTACAGCGGATTCGCCTTCGGGTTCGGCATCGAGCGGATGCTGATGTTCCGCCACAACGTCGAAGACATGCGAGACATGGTCGAGGGTGACGTCCGGTTCACCCGGCCGTTCGGGATGGAGATCTGA
- a CDS encoding DUF1844 domain-containing protein, producing the protein MSDTPPQTPDYDTMTRDIAEVPAVEVIVTVAVNLMSAAAVKLGLTDEGDEHKDLDEARKLVTALAGLLDASATEISSFHAAPLRDGLKSLQLAFREASIVPDEPGQGPGEKYTGPVYG; encoded by the coding sequence ATGAGTGACACCCCTCCCCAGACGCCCGACTACGACACCATGACCCGCGACATCGCCGAGGTCCCCGCGGTCGAGGTGATCGTGACGGTCGCCGTCAACCTGATGAGCGCCGCCGCGGTGAAGCTCGGTCTCACCGACGAGGGCGACGAACACAAGGACCTGGACGAGGCGCGCAAGCTGGTGACCGCGCTGGCCGGGCTGCTCGACGCGAGCGCGACCGAGATCAGCTCCTTCCACGCGGCGCCGCTGCGCGACGGTCTGAAGTCGCTGCAGCTGGCCTTCCGCGAGGCGTCGATCGTCCCGGACGAGCCGGGCCAGGGCCCGGGCGAGAAGTACACGGGCCCGGTCTACGGCTAG